From one Marmota flaviventris isolate mMarFla1 chromosome 1, mMarFla1.hap1, whole genome shotgun sequence genomic stretch:
- the Fam131b gene encoding protein FAM131B, protein MGCIGSRTVGNEVIAVDWKGLKDVDQINMDSTSSLHGSSLHRPSTEQTRTDFSWDGINLSMEDTTSILPKLKRNSNAYGIGALAKSSFSGISRSMKDHVTKPTAMGQGRVAHMIEWQGWGKAPTIQPQHSHEAVRRDTDAYSDLSDGEKEARFLAGVMEQFAISEATLMAWSSMDGEDMSVNSTQEPLGCNYSDNYQELMESQDALAQAPMDGWPHSYVSQGMYCLGSSDAWEASDQSLIASPATGSYLGPAFDDSQPSLHDMGPVHPASGYSAQEPPPLLGGDTDWVPGVGGVDLARGPAEEEKRPLAPEEEEDAGCRDLESLSPREDPEVSTALSRKVSDVTSSGVQSFDEEEGEANN, encoded by the exons ATGGGCTGCATCGGCTCGCGGACTGTGG GGAATGAGGTGATTGCAGTGGACTGGAAGGGTCTGAAGGATGTGGACCAGATCAACATGGACAGCACCAGCTCACTGCATGGGAGCAGCCTCCACCGGCCTTCTACGGAG CAAACGCGAACTGATTTCTCCTGGGATGGCATCAAT CTCTCCATGGAGGACACAACTTCCATCCTTCCGAAACTTAAGCGAAACTCTAACGCCTATGGCATTGGGGCCCTGGCCAAGTCATCTTTCTCAG GGATCTCAAGAAGCATGAAGGACCATGTGACAAAGCCCACAGCCATGGGGCAAGGCCGGGTGGCCCATATGAttgagtggcagggctggggaaaGGCCCCAACCATTCAGCCGCAACATAGCCATGAGGCCGTGCGCAGGGATACGGATGCCTACTCCGACCTCAGCGATGGCGAGAAGGAGGCGCGCTTTTTAGCAG GAGTCATGGAACAATTTGCTATTTCCGAGGCCACACTCATGGCCTGGTCTTCCATGGATGGTGAGGACATGAGTGTCAACTCCACCCAGGAGCCACTGGGCTGCAACTACAGTGACAACTACCAGGAGTTGATGGAGAGTCAGG ATGCCCTCGCTCAAGCCCCCATGGATGGCTGGCCTCACTCCTATGTGTCCCAGGGCATGTACTGTCTGGGATCGTCTGATGCCTGGGAAGCAAGTGACCAGTCCCTCATTGCCTCTCCAGCCACAGGATCCTACCTTGGCCCTGCATTTGATGACTCACAGCCCAGCCTACATGACATGGGGCCTGTCCACCCTGCTTCAGGATACTCTGCTCAGGAGCCTCCACCGTTGCTGGGGGGAGACACTGACTGGGTGccaggggtgggtggggtggacCTGGCTAGGGGCCCTGCTGAGGAGGAGAAGAGGCCACTGGCccctgaggaggaagaggatgcgGGATGCCGAGACCTGGAGTCGCTTTCCCCACGAGAAGACCCTGAGGTGTCCACTGCTCTCAGCAGGAAGGTGTCTGATGTCACATCTTCAGGCGTGCAGTCCTTTgatgaggaggagggtgaggccaACAACTAG